In one window of Dermochelys coriacea isolate rDerCor1 chromosome 3, rDerCor1.pri.v4, whole genome shotgun sequence DNA:
- the FLRT3 gene encoding leucine-rich repeat transmembrane protein FLRT3, with protein sequence MISVTWNIFLIWTKIGLLLKMAPHSVSAKSCPSVCRCDAGFIYCNDRELTSIPTGIPQDATTLYLQNNQINNAGIPSDLKNLLRVERIYLYHNSLDEFPTNLPKYVKELHLQENNIRTITYDSLSQIPYLEELHLDDNSVSAVSIEDGAFRDNIYLRLLFLSRNHLSTIPWGLPKTIEELRLDDNRISTISEVSLQDLTNLKRLVLDGNLLNNHGLGDKVFINLVNLTELSLIRNSLTAAPINLPGINLRKLYLQENHINRVPPNAFSDLRQLYRLDMSNNNLSNLPQGIFDDLDNITQLFLRNNPWYCGCKMKWVRDWLQSLPLKVNVRGLMCQAPEKVRGMAIKDLSTELFDCKDDSTVSTIQSITAIPNTLYPAQGHWPVSVTKQSDIKTPNLNRNYRTTANPVRKIITIIVKSVSTESIHISWKVALPMTALRLSWLKMGHSPAFGSITETIVTGDRSDYLLTALEPESPYRVCMVPMETSNIYLSDETPICIETETASLKMYNPTTTLNREQEKEPYKNSNLPLAAIIGGVVALVAIALLALVCWYVHRNGSLFSRNCAYSKGRRRKDDYAEAGTKKDNSILEIRETSFQMIPINNDQVSKEEFVIHTIFPPNGMNLYKNNHSESSSNRSYRDSGIPDSDHSHS encoded by the coding sequence ATGATCAGTGTAACTTGGAACATCTTCCTAATTTGGACTAAGATAGGGTTGTTGCTTAAAATGGCACCTCATTCTGTCAGTGCCAAATCATGCCCATCTGTGTGTCGCTGTGATGCAGGTTTCATTTATTGCAATGATCGTGAATTGACATCAATTCCTACTGGAATTCCACAGGATGCTACCACCCTCTACCTTCAGAACAATCAAATAAATAATGCTGGGATTCCTTCAGACCTGAAAAACTTGCTTAGGGTAGAGAGAATATATTTATATCACAACAGTTTAGATGAATTCCCTACCAATCTCCCTAAGTATGTTAAAGAACTGCATTTGCAGGAAAATAATATAAGGACCATTACTTATGATTCGCTTTCACAAATTCCTTATCTGGAAGAATTGCATTTGGATGATAATTCAGTTTCTGCTGTTAGTATTGAAGATGGAGCTTTCCGGGACAACATTTATCTCAGACTACTTTTTCTCTCTCGAAATCACCTTAGCACCATTCCCTGGGGTTTGCCTAAAACAATAGAAGAGCTACGCTTGGATGATAATCGTATTTCCACAATTTCAGAGGTGTCCCTTCAAGATCTTACAAATCTAAAACGTCTGGTTTTAGATGGAAATCTTTTAAACAATCATGGATTAGGAGACAAAGTCTTCATAAATCTAGTCAACTTAACAGAACTGTCGTTGATCCGCAATTCCCTTACAGCTGCTCCCATAAATTTGCCAGGCATAAACCTAAGAAAGCTTTATCTTCAAGAAAATCATATAAATCGTGTACCACCTAATGCTTTCTCTGACCTAAGGCAATTGTATCGACTAGATATGTCAAATAACAATCTAAGCAATTTACCTCAGGGTATCTTTGATGACCTGGACAACATAACTCAATTGTTTCTTCGTAACAATCCATGGTACTGCGGATGCAAAATGAAATGGGTCCGTGACTGGCTTCAATCATTACCTTTAAAAGTTAACGTACGTGGACTGATGTGTCAAGCACCAGAGAAAGTGCGTGGAATGGCTATCAAGGACCTCAGCACAGAGCTATTTGATTGTAAGGATGATAGTACTGTAAGCACCATCCAAAGTATTACTGCAATACCAAACACATTATACCCTGCCCAAGGGCATTGGCCAGTTTCTGTGACCAAACAGTCAGACATAAAGACTCCCAATCTAaatagaaactacagaaccacaGCAAATCCAGTAAGGAAAATCATTACAATCATTGTGAAATCTGTAAGCACCGAGAGCATTCATATTTCTTGGAAAGTTGCACTACCAATGACTGCTTTAAGACTGAGCTGGCTAAAAATGGGTCACAGCCCTGCCTTTGGATCTATAACTGAAACAATAGTTACAGGAGATAGAAGTGACTACCTACTTACAGCCCTTGAGCCAGAGTCACCATACCGTGTATGTATGGTTCCCATGGAAACCAGCAACATCTATCTGTCTGATGAAACCCCCATTTGTATAGAGACTGAAACAGCATCTCTTAAGATGTACAATCCTACAACAACCCTAAACCGAGAGCAAGAGAAAGAACCTTACAAAAATTCTAATTTACCTTTGGCTGCCATCATAGGTGGTGTGGTGGCACTAGTAGCTATAGCACTGCTTGCGTTAGTGTGCTGGTATGTCCACAGAAATGGATCCTTGTTTTCAAGGAACTGTGCATACAGCAAAGGACGGAGGAGAAAAGATGATTATGCTGAAGCTGGAACTAAGAAGGACAACTCCATCCTAGAAATCAGGGAGACTTCTTTTCAGATGATACCAATAAATAATGACCAAGTGTCCAAGGAAGAGTTTGTAATACATACCATATTCCCACCTAATGGAATGAATCTGTATAAAAACAACCACAGTGAAAGCAGCAGTAACAGAAGCTACAGAGACAGTGGTATACCAGATTCAGATCATTCACATTCATGA